One stretch of bacterium DNA includes these proteins:
- a CDS encoding cation diffusion facilitator family transporter: MTATTAHAHGHGHGTLGPGRPGAALSGALAVIFALMVIEAVGGWWTGSLALLADAGHLLVDVGSLGMGLLAAWIASRPATAEMSYGYRRAEILAAATNGVALWAIALAIGYEAVARLRAPHPIAASGMLGVAALGLGGNLAASALLVRGHGENLNLRAALAHVLADAAAASGTIAAGLVILVTGWTPADAIVGLGVAVLLVAGAWPLLREAVRVLMEGTPPGIALLEVHRAIAAAPGVCGVHDLHIWSLTSGVGAVSAHVLVDEGADTQEVLTRLGTLLRDRFGLSHVTLQVETSEFLEPWHPRCAPGADPHGAG; the protein is encoded by the coding sequence GTGACGGCGACCACCGCACACGCCCACGGGCACGGCCACGGCACGCTCGGGCCGGGCCGTCCGGGCGCCGCGTTGTCCGGCGCGCTCGCCGTGATCTTCGCGCTCATGGTGATCGAAGCCGTCGGCGGATGGTGGACCGGCAGCCTCGCGCTCCTCGCGGACGCGGGTCATCTGCTCGTCGACGTCGGCAGCCTCGGGATGGGACTGCTCGCGGCGTGGATCGCCAGCCGCCCCGCGACGGCGGAAATGTCCTACGGGTACCGCCGCGCCGAGATCCTCGCCGCGGCGACGAACGGCGTCGCGCTGTGGGCGATCGCGCTCGCAATCGGCTACGAGGCCGTCGCGCGCCTGCGTGCGCCGCATCCGATCGCGGCGTCGGGCATGCTCGGGGTCGCGGCGCTCGGGCTCGGGGGCAACCTCGCGGCGAGCGCGCTGCTGGTCCGCGGCCACGGCGAAAACCTCAACCTCCGGGCGGCGCTGGCGCACGTGCTGGCGGACGCCGCGGCCGCGAGCGGCACGATCGCGGCGGGGCTCGTGATCCTCGTCACCGGATGGACGCCGGCGGACGCGATCGTCGGCCTCGGCGTCGCCGTCCTGCTCGTCGCCGGTGCGTGGCCGCTGCTGCGAGAAGCGGTGCGCGTCCTCATGGAAGGCACCCCGCCCGGCATCGCGCTCCTCGAGGTCCACCGGGCGATCGCCGCGGCGCCCGGGGTCTGCGGCGTTCACGACCTGCACATCTGGTCGCTCACGAGCGGCGTCGGAGCCGTGAGCGCCCACGTCCTCGTCGACGAGGGCGCGGACACGCAGGAGGTCCTCACGCGGCTCGGCACGTTGCTGCGAGACCGGTTCGGACTCTCGCACGTGACCCTGCAGGTCGAGACCTCGGAGTTTCTGGAACCATGGCATCCGCGGTGCGCGCCGGGCGCCGATCCGCACGGCGCCGGCTGA
- a CDS encoding metalloenzyme codes for MRILLVFVDGLGLGDDDPSSNPVVRAATPVLRGLAGGPLARPAPRHTATAVLVPLDACLGVPGLPQSATGQTALLTGRNAPAHIGRHLTAYPTPSLAALLAAHGLMGELRRQGAEVALANAYTPAYFEAVAARRLRYGAITLHALQAGVRLRTVDDLAAGQAVYQDLTNTRARDLGADVPEITPEAAGRNLAGIVRGHAFTIFEFFQTDLAGHGRIDGAVEIIERLDRFLDGVLARVDLSTTLVVLTSDHGNVEDARTRAHTTNPVPALLVGAGREAFAARLRAITDVAPACLARLAGARRGAVAPETGPLAAP; via the coding sequence ATGCGTATCCTGCTGGTGTTCGTCGACGGCCTCGGCCTCGGCGACGACGATCCGTCGTCCAACCCGGTTGTCCGGGCCGCGACGCCCGTTCTGCGCGGACTCGCGGGGGGACCGCTCGCCCGTCCTGCGCCGCGGCATACCGCGACGGCGGTCCTCGTGCCGCTCGACGCGTGCCTCGGGGTGCCGGGCCTGCCGCAGAGCGCCACCGGACAGACGGCGCTGCTGACCGGCCGCAATGCCCCGGCGCACATCGGGCGGCATCTGACCGCGTACCCGACGCCGTCCCTCGCGGCGCTGCTGGCCGCGCACGGATTGATGGGGGAGTTGCGGCGGCAGGGCGCGGAGGTTGCCCTCGCCAACGCGTACACGCCCGCGTACTTCGAGGCGGTGGCCGCGCGGCGGCTGCGCTACGGGGCGATCACGCTCCATGCGCTGCAGGCCGGCGTGCGCCTGCGGACCGTCGACGATCTCGCCGCCGGACAGGCGGTCTACCAGGATCTTACGAACACGCGGGCCCGCGACCTCGGCGCGGACGTTCCGGAGATCACGCCGGAAGCCGCCGGCCGCAACCTGGCCGGGATCGTCCGCGGGCATGCGTTTACGATCTTCGAGTTCTTCCAGACCGATCTGGCCGGCCACGGCAGGATCGACGGCGCGGTGGAGATCATCGAGCGCCTAGACCGCTTCCTGGACGGGGTGCTGGCCCGCGTCGACCTCTCGACGACGCTCGTCGTTCTCACGAGTGACCACGGCAACGTTGAAGATGCGCGCACGCGCGCCCACACCACCAACCCGGTGCCGGCGCTTCTCGTCGGGGCGGGGCGGGAGGCCTTCGCGGCCCGGCTGCGTGCGATCACGGACGTCGCCCCGGCTTGCCTCGCGCGGTTGGCCGGCGCGCGACGGGGCGCGGTCGCGCCCGAAACCGGCCCGCTCGCCGCGCCGTGA
- a CDS encoding endonuclease MutS2 has product MTPRALRVLGFPAVLDRLAALCVSPIGREHALALEPSLWLDEAARRQQLTSEARRLADAAGGLPVRGMRDVRPAVHRASIGGALAATELLEIRDTLAVGRGLKGFLTAQAAEAPGLAGEADGITVFADLETEIGAAIAEDATITDGASAELAKIRRERRTAEARLREHLDQVMRTPAVQRMLREPLVTIRGDRFVVPVRSEFRDQFPGVLHDQSASGVTVFMEPLAVVPFGNRLRELAAAEEIEIARILAALSGAVGAAAEPIGETLEALGGLDLVAAAAELSRHMDAAPPRLNAAGRVDLRVARHPLLAGPVVPIDVRLGRDFRTLVVTGPNTGGKTVTLRTLGLLTLMAQAGLHVPAAAESEVAVFAGVFADIGDEQSIEQNLSTFSSHLTAIVEILGALDALPPEPGTALVLLDEVGAGTDPVEGTALARALIETLHARGTCTAVTTHYSELKALAFTHPGIENASVEFDEETLRPTYRLLIGTPGRSNALAIASRLGLDRGIVERARGYLSQEQEDLSRVIQGVEDERQALAAERDAAGRERLELARQRAAIDEERRRAVEDRRRALARTRDELEALLKSGRRDLEALTAALRTERSPGAAARLRAHLRALGRAADAYTAETAPAPSGAPAGAVRPGDRVLVASLGRPGIVRAEADARGDVEVQVGTMKMRVPLDDLRRDERDAGAREERVAAEARADALAADAGLSAAAVPASIHLRGMTVDDAILALDKYLDEAEIAGLPFVTVIHGKGTGTLRRALHEFLTHHPHVASYRLGGEGEGGSGATIVRLGGR; this is encoded by the coding sequence GTGACCCCGCGGGCGCTCCGGGTCCTGGGATTTCCGGCGGTGCTCGATCGGTTGGCGGCGCTCTGTGTTTCGCCGATCGGCCGCGAGCACGCCCTCGCCCTCGAGCCGTCGCTCTGGCTCGACGAGGCGGCGCGAAGGCAGCAGCTGACCTCGGAGGCGCGCCGGCTCGCCGATGCGGCCGGGGGGCTTCCGGTGCGCGGCATGCGCGACGTACGGCCGGCGGTCCACCGCGCCTCGATCGGCGGCGCGCTCGCCGCGACGGAACTGCTCGAAATCCGCGACACCCTCGCCGTCGGGCGGGGGCTCAAGGGATTCTTGACCGCCCAGGCCGCGGAGGCGCCCGGTCTTGCCGGCGAGGCGGACGGGATCACGGTCTTCGCCGACCTCGAGACCGAGATCGGCGCCGCGATCGCCGAGGATGCGACGATCACCGACGGCGCGAGCGCCGAGCTCGCGAAGATCCGGCGCGAACGCCGGACGGCCGAGGCGCGCCTGCGCGAGCATCTCGATCAGGTGATGCGGACGCCCGCGGTGCAGCGAATGCTGCGGGAGCCGCTCGTGACGATTCGCGGCGACCGCTTTGTCGTGCCGGTGCGGAGTGAGTTTCGCGACCAGTTCCCCGGCGTGCTGCACGACCAGTCGGCGAGCGGTGTGACGGTGTTCATGGAGCCGCTTGCGGTCGTGCCGTTCGGCAACCGCCTCCGGGAACTCGCCGCGGCGGAAGAGATCGAGATCGCGCGGATCCTCGCCGCGCTCAGCGGCGCGGTCGGCGCGGCCGCCGAGCCGATCGGGGAGACCCTCGAGGCGCTCGGCGGGCTCGACCTTGTCGCGGCGGCCGCGGAGCTCAGCCGGCACATGGACGCCGCCCCGCCCCGGCTCAACGCCGCGGGCCGCGTGGATCTGCGCGTGGCCCGGCACCCGCTGCTCGCCGGTCCGGTGGTGCCGATCGACGTGCGGCTCGGGCGCGACTTCCGCACGCTCGTCGTCACCGGCCCGAACACCGGCGGCAAAACCGTCACGCTCCGTACGCTCGGCCTGCTGACGCTGATGGCGCAGGCGGGCCTGCACGTCCCGGCGGCGGCGGAGAGCGAGGTCGCGGTGTTCGCGGGCGTGTTCGCCGACATCGGCGACGAGCAGAGCATCGAGCAGAACCTGTCCACGTTCTCGTCGCACCTCACCGCGATCGTCGAGATCCTGGGAGCGCTGGACGCACTGCCGCCCGAGCCGGGAACGGCGCTTGTGCTGCTCGACGAGGTCGGCGCCGGCACCGATCCGGTCGAGGGGACGGCGCTCGCGCGCGCGCTCATCGAGACGCTGCACGCGCGGGGCACCTGCACCGCGGTGACCACGCACTACAGCGAACTGAAGGCGCTCGCCTTCACGCACCCCGGTATCGAAAACGCATCGGTGGAGTTCGACGAGGAGACGCTGCGCCCGACGTACCGCCTGCTGATCGGGACGCCGGGGCGGAGCAACGCGCTCGCGATCGCGTCCAGGCTCGGGCTCGATCGTGGGATCGTCGAGCGCGCGCGAGGCTACCTCTCGCAGGAGCAGGAAGATCTCAGCCGCGTGATTCAAGGCGTCGAGGACGAGCGGCAGGCACTCGCCGCGGAGCGCGACGCGGCCGGCCGCGAGCGGTTGGAGCTCGCGCGGCAGCGCGCGGCCATTGACGAGGAGCGGCGCCGCGCGGTCGAGGACCGGCGCCGGGCCCTCGCGCGCACCCGCGACGAGCTGGAGGCGCTTTTGAAATCGGGCCGGCGCGATCTCGAGGCGCTCACGGCGGCGCTGCGGACGGAGCGGTCGCCCGGGGCGGCGGCCCGGCTGCGCGCGCACCTGCGCGCGCTCGGCCGGGCCGCGGACGCGTACACTGCGGAAACCGCGCCCGCCCCGTCCGGGGCGCCCGCGGGCGCGGTGCGTCCCGGCGACCGGGTCCTCGTCGCCTCGCTCGGGCGGCCGGGTATCGTGCGGGCGGAGGCAGACGCGCGAGGCGACGTCGAAGTCCAGGTCGGCACGATGAAGATGCGCGTGCCGCTCGACGACCTGCGGCGCGACGAGCGGGACGCCGGCGCGCGCGAGGAACGGGTTGCGGCCGAGGCGCGCGCGGACGCCCTCGCGGCGGACGCGGGGTTGTCCGCGGCGGCCGTGCCCGCCAGCATTCACCTCCGCGGCATGACGGTCGACGACGCGATCCTCGCGCTGGACAAATATCTCGACGAGGCCGAGATCGCGGGGTTGCCGTTCGTGACCGTCATTCACGGCAAGGGCACCGGCACGCTGCGCCGCGCGCTGCACGAGTTTCTGACGCACCACCCCCACGTGGCGTCATACCGGCTCGGCGGCGAGGGCGAGGGAGGGAGCGGGGCGACGATCGTGAGGCTCGGCGGCCGGTGA
- the tyrS gene encoding tyrosine--tRNA ligase has protein sequence MNAPAAHVPAPREQLALLARGTVEIISEDALLAKLERRRPLRVKLGMDPTAPDIHIGNAIVLQKLRQFQDLGHEAILVIGDFTGLIGDPSGKSETRPQLDREAVERNAATYRAQYSRILDPARTRVVFNSEWLAPMRFEDVIRLAGRATVHRLLERDDFAKRFREHLPIHLHELLYPLCQAYDSVAIQADVELGGTDQKFNNLMGRELQREMGQEPQVVVLTPLLPGLDGVQKMSKSLGNAIGITEPPAQMYAKVMSIADDLMISYFEYCTLVPLEEVGAIEAALRAGAAHPRDVKQRLAHAITARHWGAAAADAAAAEFARVFQQRERPEEIPEVTLGRGQAGNGTMRLAHLLVALGLAPSNTEARRLIDQGGVTLDDARASKDADVPVRDGLVVRVGRRRFAKVRLDA, from the coding sequence GTGAACGCCCCCGCCGCGCACGTCCCGGCTCCCCGCGAGCAGCTCGCGCTGCTCGCCCGCGGTACCGTCGAGATCATCAGCGAGGACGCCCTGCTGGCCAAACTGGAGCGGCGGCGGCCGCTGCGCGTGAAGCTGGGGATGGATCCGACGGCGCCGGACATCCACATCGGGAACGCCATCGTGCTCCAGAAGCTGCGGCAGTTCCAGGACCTCGGCCACGAAGCCATTCTCGTCATCGGCGACTTCACGGGACTGATCGGGGATCCGTCCGGCAAGTCCGAGACCCGGCCGCAGCTCGACCGGGAGGCCGTCGAGCGCAACGCGGCGACCTACCGTGCGCAGTACAGCCGGATTCTCGACCCGGCCCGCACGCGGGTGGTGTTCAACAGCGAGTGGCTCGCGCCGATGCGGTTCGAGGATGTGATCCGGCTCGCCGGGCGGGCCACCGTGCACCGGCTGCTCGAACGCGACGACTTCGCGAAGCGCTTCCGGGAGCATCTGCCGATCCATCTGCACGAGCTGCTCTACCCGCTCTGCCAGGCCTACGACTCGGTCGCGATTCAGGCCGACGTCGAGCTCGGCGGTACCGACCAGAAGTTCAACAACCTGATGGGCCGGGAGTTGCAGCGCGAGATGGGGCAGGAGCCGCAGGTCGTGGTGCTGACCCCGCTGCTGCCGGGGCTCGACGGTGTGCAGAAGATGAGCAAGAGCCTCGGCAACGCGATCGGGATCACCGAGCCGCCGGCTCAGATGTACGCGAAAGTGATGTCGATCGCCGACGACCTGATGATCTCGTACTTTGAGTACTGCACACTGGTGCCGCTCGAGGAGGTGGGCGCGATCGAGGCCGCGCTGCGGGCCGGCGCCGCGCACCCCCGGGACGTGAAGCAGCGCCTCGCGCACGCGATCACCGCGCGCCACTGGGGCGCCGCCGCGGCCGACGCCGCGGCGGCGGAGTTCGCGCGCGTGTTCCAGCAGCGCGAACGGCCGGAAGAGATCCCCGAAGTGACGCTGGGCCGCGGTCAGGCTGGGAACGGCACGATGCGGCTCGCCCACCTGCTCGTCGCGCTCGGCCTCGCGCCGTCCAACACCGAGGCGCGCCGGTTGATCGATCAGGGCGGGGTGACGCTCGACGATGCGAGGGCGTCGAAGGACGCCGACGTCCCGGTGCGGGACGGCCTCGTCGTGCGCGTCGGCCGCCGCCGGTTCGCGAAGGTGCGCCTCGACGCCTAG